TGCCTGCGGCCTTCATGTTTTCTTCAAACTGGGAGACCGTGGCTGGAGGTATTCCCTGATCCTGGCTTCCGAAAATACCGAGCACATCGGTATCGATGGTTTTCAGTTTTTCAATATCCTGTTCGGGGCGTCCGTAGTACATCACACAGCCTACCACCTGCTTGCCTCCCAGAATGGCGGTTTGCAAGGATAACATACCGCCAAAACACCATCCGATGCTGGCGATCCTGGCTTTGCTGCCTGCATATTGCATGGCACCCCGGGTGATAGAAGCCAGCCTCTCCTTACTGGCCGACTGCATAAGCTTGCCTGCTTCCTGAGGTGTAGTAGCAACCTGTCCGTCGTACATATCCAGGGCCAGTACGTTAACATCTCCCAGATCTTTGTAAAGTTTTTCTGCCGATTGTTTGATGTAGTCGTTCAGACCCCACCATTCCTGGTAAACAAAAAGCCATTTGTTGGATTTCTTCGGAGCTTTCAGGAAAAAACCTGAAGCAGGTTTCCCATCTGGCGTATCAAACGTAATTTTTTCTCCCTGCCCCTGATACACCATCGGAAGAGGAGCTTCGTGTAAGCTCTGGAAGGAAGGGTCAGCGGCTAATGCCGACATGTCATTGGGAAATGGCACCGAATGGCAAATGGGGATATCGGACGTGCCCGTTTTGACTATGGGGCGGGAAATAAAAGCATTCAGTAGAAATGCCGGAATTAAAAGTAGCAGCTGTTTCATGTGTTTTCAGAAGTTAAATGATCAACGGTTCCAGATCAGTAAGCGTAGATTTTGAATAAATATAGTTCAATTTTTCAAAGGGCATCATCAACCAAAACAGATTTAATTTCTTCTAAATTTAATGAAATCGCCGGTCTGTAACCAGCTGTTTTTTTAAAATTACCCAAATCATAACCTGCTGATCATTCTGAGGTAATACGGCGGATCTTTCTTTGTGGTTTATCCAAACCAATCCGATTAAAACTCAATGAAAAGTGTTCTGCAGATATTGGTATTACTCATAGTGCCGATCATAGCTTATTCTCAGCCCGACCAGCGTTATCACCTGATTTCCGGTAAGTCGGTCGTTCAAACCAAAAATTATTATCTCCTGACTTTGCTGGAAGAAACGGCTGCGGTGAGAGCCATGCTTGAAAGTGATACTGAGCTGAAGAAACTGGCTGTTTCCAAAAAGAATCACCTGGCAGATGCGCTGAAAAATTGTAAGAATGATGCCTCGTGTTATACCAGCGGAATGAAATTCAGTGCGGAGGAGATCGGGATGGTTGGCAACCGGCTGTCGGCACTTTATTCGGATAAAAATGCCCTGGGCAAACTGGTCAGGGAACATCTGATCCGGTCGGGGGCTTATATCCTGTTCCGGGACCTTTCACCAAAAGACATGCTGGTGAAGGCGTGGGGACAGGATGCTGCGGGTATTAACCATGCCATCGGGGTATATGCGGAAGGTAAGAAGCCTAACTATCCCAATATCGATTCCATTGCCTTTAAAGTGCAGTCACGAAGTTTTGCAACCTTGGTTTACGATGTATCGGACATTGTCGTGCAGGAGGAAAAGGGGACGCTGTTTTTCGGCCCGTCAATGGATTATGCACTCAGGTTTCTTGAGGTAAATGAAAGAACCGAAGCGGCGGACTATGAACCAATGGAAACGACGGTGAATAAGGCAGCCGTGGAAAAGGTTAAAGGTATCGATTGGAAGAAATATAAATATACCCTGATACTGGTACCTGGCGCTGGTCCGGACACTTATGGTGTTGCCCTGAGTGCCGGAGGTATGCTGCGGTGCAGAGTTGCGGCGCTTCGTTATTTTGAAGGGATGGCTCCTTTTATTCTGGTTTCGGGTGGCAGGGTACATCCTTACAAGACCAAATTCAGTGAGGCCTATGAGATGAAAAAGTATCTGATGCAGGAATTAAAGGTGCCGGAAAGCGCTATTGTCATGGATCCGCACGCACGGCACACCACCACCAATATGCGTAATGCGGTGAGGCTTCTGTATCGCTACGGTATGCCTGTCGAAAAGCCTTGTGTGGTTTCTACCATGCGTGCTCAGAGTTATTACATCACCAACGACGCGTTTATAGAACGTTGCCGGAAGGAATTAAACCATGTGCCATACAAGCTGGGGAACCGGCTGTCGGAAACGGAATTTGAATTTTACCCGGTGACAGACGCGCTCCATATTGACGCCGATGAACCACTGGACCCCTAGGTTGATACCTGCCGGTGGCACGGTTGATCTTCCAAATCGGACGGAGTCGCGAAAAAACAGCCGTGCCACCGATTGCAAAGTATCTCTTCTCCTGCCCAAAATAGTCAAGAAATGAAGCGAATAGCAGCCTTCTTTTTACTGGTTTTTCTACTAGGCGCCATTGCAGCCAATACGCCCGGTGTTTTTGAAATTTCCAGGTCAGTATCTGTCGACTCCCTCGGGGCGTGCCAGGGAGCCAGCTATATCGACGGTAAAGTTTTCCTTTACGGCGACAGAGAGGTAGGGGTGATCAGGGAATATACGCTAGATCAGGATTCGCTGATCTATTTCGGAAAAGAATACCGGCTTACACTTAACGGGCAGGATTTGATTAACCATCCAACAGGAATTGCGCATCATGGCAGATTGCCCGTTTTTATTGGTAACAGTATCAGGCTCAATAAGGAAGGTACTTTGTGGAAGGCGGTTATTTATCAGGTGAACTGGAAAGGCCTGAAAAATAAAGGAGTACTGGACGGAAATCTGGTGAAAACAATTGAGGACGATGCCTGTATCCAGGGGACGCGTCCGGAATATGTCCGGTACAAAGGAAAATGGTACGTTGCCACCGCTGATTATGGTGATAAGCGGAATGAAGTAAGATTATATGACTCTGAAAGGTTAAAGAAAGCTGTAAAAACATCGGAGCCCGGGGTGTTATTTAAAAAGTTTTCCTGCGGAGCCTGGGTCCAAAATCTTCACTGGGTGAATGAAAAGGGAATTTTGATCCTGATCCAGAATCAGATAGAAGGAAGAAGATGGCGTTATACTTTCCTTGATCTTGAAAAATCATTGGATACCGGGCAGCAACAGGTTATCCGTATCCAGGATATGGATCAAGCGGATGAGCTTGAAGGTTTTACAATGACAGGCAGTGGAAAGGGGATGGCTGTGACTTCGTCCCGAAAGCAAAATGTCCATTTTATGACAACCGGATTTTAAGATGAAGCCCGATAATTTCACATTTTGGTAACAATTCATTTCGATTAAGGTAATACCTCAAAAATACATTTGTGACTTGTTTTTAAATGTTTTAAAGAACATTCAGACAATGATCAAATGTATTTTTTATTGTTTTAATTCAATTTATGCAAGTTAGGCGATTATGAAAAAACAACTATTACCTATTGTTCCCTTTTTCGTTGCAGGTATCCTGATGATCAGTCCGGGACAAGCCGCATTTGCGAAAACGGGAAGGAACAAAGGAATAACAATCCGCGAAAACCTGACGGCTGCGGCTGTGAGAGTTTCGGGAAGAGTGGTTGATGAGAATTCTGAACCTTTGCTGGGTGTTACTGTTTTGGAAAAGGGAAGTAACAGGGGAACGGTTACTGATATAGACGGTAAGTTTAGTTTAGATACTGAAAACGGTGCAACGCTTGTAATTTCATTTGTTGGTTACATTGCGCAGGAAATAGCTGTTTCGGGTGATAAAGTTTTGAATATCAGTTTGAAACAAGATGCCCTTATGCTGAACGAGGTAGTGGCGGTAGGGTATCAGACTTTAAGAAAGAGCGATCTGACGGGCGCTGTTTCCAGCGTTAAAGCAAAAGAACTGAACCTCACTACGCCAACCATCGGACAAGCCCTTGTGGGGAAAGTGGCCGGTGTACAGATATCTCAGGTAAGTGGTGCGCCTTATGTAGGTACCAAAATCCGTGTACGCGGGGTGGGTTCTGTTAACGCAAGTTCAGATCCTCTGTACGTAATTGACGGGTATCCTGCCGGAAATGACGTGTTCATCAACCCGAATGATATTGAATCTATTGATATCCTTAAGGATGCCGCATCGGCTGCTATTTATGGTTCCAGAGCATCGGGCGGTGTGGTGCTGATCACCACCAAAAGAGGGAAAGAGGGTAAGGGGAAGTTGGAGTACGATTACCAGTATGGTGTAACCCAGCTGAGTAAAAAAGTAGATCTGCTTAACGCTTCTGAGTTTGCCCAGCTGATGATAGATGGCCGTAACAATTCATACCGCGACCTGATGGTGAATTCCGGCAAACCCTGGAATGACGGCATGTTCTCGGATGACAACGCCACGCGTATCAAAAATGTAGGAAATGCGGGTTCCGTAAGTATACCAGTAGATATTTACAATTTCGGTACGCAAACCCTGATTGAGCCTAAATATAATACCGACTGGCAGGATGAGCTTTACCGTAATGCCATCGCGCAGCGCCACAATGTATCGTTCAGCGGAGGTAAAAATGGGGTGAGGTATGCACTGAGCGGCGGATACATGAATCAGCAGGGAATTATCCTCAGTACCGGGCAGGAGCGTATCAATTTCAGAACCAATATAGATGCGGAGGTCAGTAAAAAGCTGAAAGTAGGTGCGAATCTTTCCCTCACCAATAATACCAATCGTGAGGTGCAGGAAGGGCGTTTTAACCAGGGGCCTATCCTGGGGGCACTGATTTACATGCCGATCTTCAAAGCGTACAATCCGGATGGTACCTTGGCCAAAAATGAGGCGGCCGCATTGAGCTCGGGATACGGCTTGCAGTCTGTTGAAAATCCCGTTGCCCTTGCCACTGAGACGCATATTAACAGAAGAGGCTTGCGTGGAACTTACAATGGTTTTGCTACCTATGAAATCATTCCGGATCTGAACTTTAAGGTGAATCTGGGTTTGCAGACTTACAACGAAAAATATGAGTATTATCTGCCTACCAGCCTGAGCAGTGGTGCCAACCCTCCGGGATCCGCACAGGCCATTGCCGCCGCAAATGCGATTGCACAGACGACCTCCCAAATGGATAAACTCGCAGAGTTTACGCTGAACTATAAAAAAGCTTTCGGAAAGCATAATCTGGATGTGCTGGCAGGGTATTCGGCCCAAAAGAATACCTCAGACATCATCGCCGTCACTTCAAAAGGATTCCAAAATGACAGGATCGAGGAAATTACCGGAAAAGGCGCGGATGCTACGTTTTTCTCACTTAATTCAGCCACAGGAAAAAGCAACTGGACCATGATATCGTATCTGGCCCGTGCGGTTTACAATTTTGATAACCGGTACTACCTGACCGCATCGTTCCGTACGGATGGTTCGTCCCGTTTCGGACCTAATAACCGCTGGGGTAATTTCCCGTCCGTTTCGGCAGGCTGGAATATCTCCAATGAATCCTTTTATGGCGACTGGCTGGGTAAATCCTCAACAGTCAAACTTCGCGGCAGCTGGGGGTTAAGTGGTAATAATAACATTGGTAACTATAACTTCCTGCAAACCATGGCTGCCCCGGGTGGTGTGGTATTCGGGAACAGTACCGTCAATACCGCTATGTGGGCAGAAGGTATCAAGGACCTAAATCTGGGGTGGGAGTCTACCTCTCAATTCAATTTCGGGCTTGACCTGGGTTTACTTCAGGACCGTCTTTCCATTATTGCCAACTATTATCTGAGCCGCTCTTTCGATCTGTTGTTTGACCAGCCGTTATCAGCAATTTCAGGAGCTTCAACCATCCGTACAAATCTTAGAAATTCCAAAGTTGAGAATAAAGGGTTTGACATTCAGGTGGATGCAAGGGTAATCTCTACGCGTGATTTTAACCTCAATATCAATGGAAATATTTCCGTTAACCGTAACAAGGTTTTGAATATGGGAGGTGCAAGCACCATCATGACCGCGGGTGCGGAAAGGTCGTACCTTACACACATTACCCGTGAGGGACAACCTATCGGAATGTTCTACGGGTTCAAGGTGAAAGGTATGGTACGGGAATCGGATATGGAAAACCTGGCTGCTGACAATGCAAATTATAATGCCTCTACTCAGAAATTCCCTGAAGGATATGTACTGAAAGGGCCTGCACGGTCAACCGCTTCAACGAATCCGCTTCGTCCCGGTGATCTTTATTTTGAAGATGTGAACAAAGATGGTGTAGTGAATGATGCCGACAAAGGTGTGATCGGCAGCCCCCATCCTAAATTTACTTATGGCTTTGCCCTTTCGGCAAGTTATAAAAACCTGGACTTTACATCGTCTTTTAACGGAACTTACGGAAATAAGGTACTCGACGGCCAGGATTACTACGTCTACAACATGGAAGGTTCGGGCAATCAATACAAAAAGGTACTCAACCGGTACAGATCCGAAGCCCAGCCGGGTGACGGTCACGTTTACCGTGCCAATCGCGGAGGAACGCAGAGTAACAGTACCCGTTTGTCGACATTCTATCTGCAGGATGGGTCTTTCCTGAGATGTACCAATATCACACTGGGTTATACCCTGCCGCAAATTGCCGGCCTTACACACAACGCGATCAGCAATCTGAGGGTGTATGTAAGCGTGGACAACGCATTTACATTCACCAAGTACCTGGGGTATAATCCTGAGGTGGATTACAACAATGGAGCAAATCTGACACCCGGTGTGGATTACGGAAAATATCCGTTGGTACGTGCATATAACATCGGGGCGAAAATTACCTTTTAAGTAAAAGATCATGATGAAGATACAAAATAGAATTGTCAATATATTCGCTGGTATCGCACTGGCGTTCATGAGTTCCTGCTCTGCTGATTTTATCGATCAGCAGGATCCGAATGCGGTAACGGCCGTCACTTTTTACAAAACTGAAAATGACGTCCTGCTGGGTGTAAACGGTATTTACCAGTCATTAAGAAGCGGCAACGGTATTGGCGAAGGAAGTGCTCTTTTTTCGGAGGAGCGTTCCGACAATACAGGCCGTAACGACAACCAGTCCAATGCAGGCGAGCCTTTTCAGTTTAATGATTTTTCCTTGCTGCCAAGTAATGCCTATCTCAAATCGCACTGGCTGGCTCTGTATCAATCTATTTCAAGGGCTAATCAGGTACTTACAGGTATCGAAAACGTAACCTTTGCAGATAACAACGTAAAGGAGGGGTATAAGGCAGAGGCGAAATTTATCCGTGCGCTTATCTACTTTCACCTGGTTCGTAAATGGGGTGATGTACCTCTGGTTACCAAACAGCTGATTACTCCGGCCGAGATAACCGCGGCGACATTCCGGGAAAAACAGGATGTTGTTTACCAGCAGATCATAGCTGATCTGAAAGATGTGGTTGCCAGTCCGCTTCCTAATTTACAGAATGCCGCTAACAAGGGACGTGTATCCAAGGCGGCGGGAAATGCGCTGTTGGGCCAGGTATACCTTACCATGGCTACCACCCTGGATGCGACAAACCGTACGGCTAATCTGAACGAGGCAAAAACATACCTCACCGCAGCCTATAACATGCGGACCTTCGGGCTGTTAAAGGAAATACCTTATGCTGATGTATTTGATGTCGCCAAAAAAACAACCTGTCCTGAGCTGATTTTCCAGATTGTGAACAAACAGGGAGATATTAACTATTCTTCGGCCATTGCCAGGAACAACCAGGCAAAGGGTGAAACCATCAATTCATTATTTGCTTCTGCCGGTGCTGGC
This portion of the Dyadobacter sp. CECT 9275 genome encodes:
- a CDS encoding dienelactone hydrolase family protein, which gives rise to MKQLLLLIPAFLLNAFISRPIVKTGTSDIPICHSVPFPNDMSALAADPSFQSLHEAPLPMVYQGQGEKITFDTPDGKPASGFFLKAPKKSNKWLFVYQEWWGLNDYIKQSAEKLYKDLGDVNVLALDMYDGQVATTPQEAGKLMQSASKERLASITRGAMQYAGSKARIASIGWCFGGMLSLQTAILGGKQVVGCVMYYGRPEQDIEKLKTIDTDVLGIFGSQDQGIPPATVSQFEENMKAAGKKVTIKMYDAVHAFANPSNAKYDAAAAADAYKNALGYLKAKLG
- a CDS encoding YdcF family protein, which produces MKSVLQILVLLIVPIIAYSQPDQRYHLISGKSVVQTKNYYLLTLLEETAAVRAMLESDTELKKLAVSKKNHLADALKNCKNDASCYTSGMKFSAEEIGMVGNRLSALYSDKNALGKLVREHLIRSGAYILFRDLSPKDMLVKAWGQDAAGINHAIGVYAEGKKPNYPNIDSIAFKVQSRSFATLVYDVSDIVVQEEKGTLFFGPSMDYALRFLEVNERTEAADYEPMETTVNKAAVEKVKGIDWKKYKYTLILVPGAGPDTYGVALSAGGMLRCRVAALRYFEGMAPFILVSGGRVHPYKTKFSEAYEMKKYLMQELKVPESAIVMDPHARHTTTNMRNAVRLLYRYGMPVEKPCVVSTMRAQSYYITNDAFIERCRKELNHVPYKLGNRLSETEFEFYPVTDALHIDADEPLDP
- a CDS encoding SusC/RagA family TonB-linked outer membrane protein, translating into MKKQLLPIVPFFVAGILMISPGQAAFAKTGRNKGITIRENLTAAAVRVSGRVVDENSEPLLGVTVLEKGSNRGTVTDIDGKFSLDTENGATLVISFVGYIAQEIAVSGDKVLNISLKQDALMLNEVVAVGYQTLRKSDLTGAVSSVKAKELNLTTPTIGQALVGKVAGVQISQVSGAPYVGTKIRVRGVGSVNASSDPLYVIDGYPAGNDVFINPNDIESIDILKDAASAAIYGSRASGGVVLITTKRGKEGKGKLEYDYQYGVTQLSKKVDLLNASEFAQLMIDGRNNSYRDLMVNSGKPWNDGMFSDDNATRIKNVGNAGSVSIPVDIYNFGTQTLIEPKYNTDWQDELYRNAIAQRHNVSFSGGKNGVRYALSGGYMNQQGIILSTGQERINFRTNIDAEVSKKLKVGANLSLTNNTNREVQEGRFNQGPILGALIYMPIFKAYNPDGTLAKNEAAALSSGYGLQSVENPVALATETHINRRGLRGTYNGFATYEIIPDLNFKVNLGLQTYNEKYEYYLPTSLSSGANPPGSAQAIAAANAIAQTTSQMDKLAEFTLNYKKAFGKHNLDVLAGYSAQKNTSDIIAVTSKGFQNDRIEEITGKGADATFFSLNSATGKSNWTMISYLARAVYNFDNRYYLTASFRTDGSSRFGPNNRWGNFPSVSAGWNISNESFYGDWLGKSSTVKLRGSWGLSGNNNIGNYNFLQTMAAPGGVVFGNSTVNTAMWAEGIKDLNLGWESTSQFNFGLDLGLLQDRLSIIANYYLSRSFDLLFDQPLSAISGASTIRTNLRNSKVENKGFDIQVDARVISTRDFNLNINGNISVNRNKVLNMGGASTIMTAGAERSYLTHITREGQPIGMFYGFKVKGMVRESDMENLAADNANYNASTQKFPEGYVLKGPARSTASTNPLRPGDLYFEDVNKDGVVNDADKGVIGSPHPKFTYGFALSASYKNLDFTSSFNGTYGNKVLDGQDYYVYNMEGSGNQYKKVLNRYRSEAQPGDGHVYRANRGGTQSNSTRLSTFYLQDGSFLRCTNITLGYTLPQIAGLTHNAISNLRVYVSVDNAFTFTKYLGYNPEVDYNNGANLTPGVDYGKYPLVRAYNIGAKITF
- a CDS encoding RagB/SusD family nutrient uptake outer membrane protein, yielding MMKIQNRIVNIFAGIALAFMSSCSADFIDQQDPNAVTAVTFYKTENDVLLGVNGIYQSLRSGNGIGEGSALFSEERSDNTGRNDNQSNAGEPFQFNDFSLLPSNAYLKSHWLALYQSISRANQVLTGIENVTFADNNVKEGYKAEAKFIRALIYFHLVRKWGDVPLVTKQLITPAEITAATFREKQDVVYQQIIADLKDVVASPLPNLQNAANKGRVSKAAGNALLGQVYLTMATTLDATNRTANLNEAKTYLTAAYNMRTFGLLKEIPYADVFDVAKKTTCPELIFQIVNKQGDINYSSAIARNNQAKGETINSLFASAGAGGNVKQDLVKDYETGDSRMTFSVKYANDPIVKDYFITKYRDNSAAATTNGYGGNDWILIRYADVILMLAEVNMYLGDDAAAIGFLNQVRERAGLPTYEVSRANADYAAKYPTLKLAILHERRVELAFENQRWFDLIRSFTVDELIAYFKAKPQADYGIAKISNFGRKDRFYPIPFDEYKLNPEKMYQNEGY